From Pseudomonas sp. LS1212, the proteins below share one genomic window:
- a CDS encoding bifunctional diguanylate cyclase/phosphodiesterase has translation MTVTEQLSALSSILAQSGLHSLFQPIICLSERRILGYEALSRGPSNSPLHSPINLFAIARQAGRLSELEIACRESACRRFSAQQLEGKLFLNVSPESLLEPTHQPGRTLQLLQHYGIAPSQVVIELTEQTPTDDFQLLYNALHHYRAMGFSIALDDLGAGYSSLRLWSELRPDYVKIDRHFIDGIHQDAVKREFVGSILQIAKASRAQVIAEGIELAEELSVLTEMGVDLVQGYLLCRPQEQPPREARAMLPRQPDAAVPALNDDGCDLGALLIEHPAVSCDTPTADVLEAFRRQANLNSLAVLDAQDHPCGIIHRHSLSDALLKPFGTDLFARKPISRLMSDDFLAVELNQSLQQVSRLLTSRARQRIEEDFIITVNGCYLGLGRVIDVLKLITELKIQQARHANPLTLLPGNVPIQQCLTRLLQQGRESVICYVDIDSFKPFNDIHGYARGDEVLLCLAQCLNERVDPSRDFVGHIGGDDFLLVLGCDDWRKHLQQLLEDFQSQCRRLYRAEDLEQGFFVSHNRQGQRQEFPLLSLSIGVVHLREQACAHLDAGQLAELASRAKHHAKEIPGYSLHLIDTLNLDSVAPAQGPAPGKGGKAYPSSG, from the coding sequence ATGACCGTCACCGAACAGCTCAGCGCCTTGAGTAGCATACTGGCTCAAAGCGGCTTGCACAGCCTGTTCCAACCCATCATCTGCCTGTCCGAGCGACGCATCCTGGGCTATGAAGCCTTGAGCCGGGGGCCGTCCAACAGCCCGCTGCACTCTCCGATCAACCTGTTCGCCATTGCGCGTCAGGCCGGTCGCCTCAGCGAGCTGGAAATCGCCTGCCGGGAAAGCGCTTGCCGCCGTTTCAGCGCGCAGCAGCTCGAGGGCAAGCTGTTTCTCAACGTCTCGCCCGAATCCCTGCTCGAACCCACCCATCAACCGGGGCGTACCCTGCAGCTGTTGCAACACTATGGTATTGCGCCCAGCCAGGTGGTGATCGAGCTGACCGAGCAGACACCGACCGATGATTTCCAGCTGCTCTACAATGCCCTGCACCACTACCGCGCCATGGGTTTCTCCATCGCCCTGGACGACCTGGGTGCCGGCTACTCAAGCCTGCGCCTGTGGTCGGAGTTGCGCCCGGATTACGTCAAGATCGACCGGCATTTCATCGATGGCATCCATCAGGACGCGGTCAAGCGCGAGTTCGTCGGCTCCATCCTGCAGATCGCCAAGGCGTCGCGGGCGCAGGTGATTGCCGAAGGCATCGAGCTGGCCGAAGAGCTTTCGGTGCTCACCGAAATGGGCGTGGACCTGGTGCAGGGCTACCTGCTCTGCCGCCCGCAGGAGCAGCCCCCGCGCGAAGCCCGCGCCATGCTGCCCAGGCAACCGGATGCGGCTGTCCCGGCGCTCAATGACGATGGCTGCGACCTTGGTGCGCTGCTGATCGAACACCCCGCCGTCTCCTGCGACACGCCCACGGCCGATGTCCTGGAAGCCTTTCGGCGCCAGGCCAACCTCAACTCGCTGGCAGTGCTCGATGCCCAGGATCATCCCTGCGGGATCATCCATCGCCACTCGCTCTCCGATGCGCTGCTCAAGCCCTTCGGCACCGACCTGTTCGCCCGCAAGCCGATCAGCCGGCTGATGAGTGACGACTTCCTCGCGGTCGAACTGAATCAGTCGTTGCAGCAGGTCAGCCGGCTGCTGACCAGCCGTGCCCGGCAGCGCATCGAAGAGGACTTCATCATCACCGTCAATGGCTGCTACCTGGGGCTGGGACGGGTCATTGACGTGCTCAAGCTGATCACCGAACTGAAGATCCAGCAGGCCCGGCATGCCAACCCCTTGACCTTGCTGCCGGGCAATGTGCCGATCCAGCAATGCCTGACCCGGCTATTGCAACAAGGGCGTGAGTCGGTGATCTGCTATGTGGATATCGACAGTTTCAAACCCTTCAATGACATCCATGGCTATGCCCGGGGCGACGAGGTGTTGCTGTGTCTGGCCCAATGCCTGAACGAACGGGTCGACCCCAGCCGCGATTTTGTCGGGCATATCGGCGGGGACGACTTCCTGCTGGTGTTGGGCTGCGACGACTGGCGCAAACACCTGCAACAGTTGCTTGAAGACTTCCAGAGCCAGTGTCGACGCCTCTATCGCGCCGAGGATCTGGAGCAAGGCTTTTTCGTTTCCCACAACCGTCAGGGGCAGCGCCAGGAATTCCCGCTGCTGTCACTCTCCATCGGCGTGGTGCATCTGCGTGAGCAGGCCTGCGCCCACCTCGATGCCGGTCAACTGGCCGAGCTGGCCTCGCGGGCCAAGCACCACGCCAAGGAGATACCGGGCTACAGCCTGCACCTGATCGATACCCTCAACCTTGATAGCGTTGCGCCAGCTCAGGGTCCGGCGCCAGGCAAAGGTGGCAAGGCTTACCCCTCCTCGGGATAG
- a CDS encoding helix-turn-helix domain-containing protein — protein MGIQVISRDGQPEYAVVPWAQYQALLRAAGQSEHSFNEPSTKPSTAPAATELPGLESLRVLREAKGLALEALARTVGISPSYLSMIESGERLPDAAIRRSLAWELGVPGWRDAS, from the coding sequence ATGGGGATTCAGGTCATCAGCCGTGATGGTCAACCGGAATATGCGGTTGTGCCATGGGCTCAGTACCAGGCTTTGCTGCGTGCAGCAGGGCAGTCCGAACACAGTTTCAATGAACCTTCCACCAAACCGTCAACTGCACCAGCGGCCACCGAGTTGCCTGGTCTTGAGTCTTTGCGGGTGTTGCGCGAGGCCAAGGGCCTGGCGCTCGAGGCCCTGGCGCGGACCGTTGGTATCAGCCCGTCCTATCTGTCGATGATTGAAAGCGGCGAGCGCCTGCCCGATGCGGCGATCCGACGAAGCCTTGCCTGGGAGCTGGGGGTTCCTGGCTGGAGGGATGCCTCGTGA
- a CDS encoding helix-turn-helix domain-containing protein gives MAAMKLPTTEPQLLTVNQLCAALCMGRTKAYQLMDTGVIAYLMLGGVRRVPISEVARIVGEAKRAAKQALIAELL, from the coding sequence ATGGCCGCCATGAAGTTGCCAACCACTGAACCCCAACTGCTGACCGTCAATCAACTGTGTGCCGCGTTGTGCATGGGCCGCACGAAGGCTTATCAGTTGATGGACACTGGCGTTATCGCTTACCTGATGCTGGGCGGCGTGCGCCGCGTACCAATTTCCGAAGTTGCGCGCATTGTTGGCGAAGCCAAGCGGGCAGCCAAACAGGCGCTGATCGCGGAACTGCTGTAA
- a CDS encoding YfjI family protein codes for MADTTEVVHTKSALAFLEKFTVGLTGFLQVEAITPKMFEGDKPDIKRKTVSIDNIDDLAGFVEEHQNRNLHFTFLKNSQGSGADGAACRDDITGCYYQVNLIATDPPEGATLDEQHTHLAKEHERLCRRVDAFRLVPTFVIDTGDGGLQCFWEADKPVSVAEVEAVNKRLCRHFKASDACWRARLPYTTNWPGYVELAKGRTAVESCLIEQNDNVYGPVAFRFLTAKAGTAGLQPFPGDMLDAVQACLEVARKPQPEMAIGAALSGMAAACGSFYKLEDGTRLNAYILCIAKTGLGKDKPLKLAEKIGKLAQAKLIDAPGSGQGLEDVLVSNIATYCVADEIAHFFSVNNEEKAAPYLRENNRKILALYSAGSGEVRQRALAGKEPNTIPHPAFNLFGVTTPEKFGTAFTPDNFADGLAGRISYVFTDSNPAIRRIKKELTLPDSFKAKALKISKKAVFMMLMDGITVHVTDAADAIIDGLTQEFDQHSRVENSPYESAVCMRSMERTERIAGVLAVWDNPDKPVIDVAHIQWAAQFVRASNTMLLRLINQYMQPPGEQADAARLMAMLDRGGFKGRNANEVAALKEGFVPRTTLMRLSNLRKKAFDAAIDYLVGRDDLAQSSYGNKGMRVLGLPGED; via the coding sequence ATGGCTGATACCACTGAAGTTGTACACACCAAGTCAGCCCTGGCTTTCCTGGAAAAGTTCACGGTCGGGCTGACCGGCTTCCTGCAAGTTGAAGCTATCACGCCCAAGATGTTCGAAGGCGACAAGCCAGATATCAAACGGAAAACAGTGTCAATCGACAACATCGACGACTTGGCCGGGTTCGTTGAAGAACACCAAAACCGTAACTTACACTTCACTTTCCTGAAAAACTCACAGGGTAGCGGCGCGGACGGTGCCGCCTGTAGGGACGACATTACCGGGTGTTATTACCAGGTGAATCTGATTGCTACAGATCCGCCAGAGGGCGCGACCCTGGACGAGCAACACACGCACCTGGCCAAAGAGCACGAGCGCCTGTGCCGGCGGGTCGATGCCTTCCGGTTGGTGCCGACCTTCGTTATCGACACGGGCGATGGGGGCCTCCAATGTTTCTGGGAGGCGGACAAGCCCGTATCGGTGGCCGAAGTCGAGGCTGTCAACAAGCGACTGTGCCGGCACTTCAAGGCATCTGACGCCTGTTGGCGCGCGCGGCTGCCGTACACGACCAACTGGCCCGGCTACGTAGAGCTGGCGAAAGGCAGGACGGCGGTGGAGTCCTGTCTGATCGAGCAGAACGATAACGTCTATGGTCCCGTTGCCTTCAGGTTCCTGACGGCCAAGGCCGGCACCGCCGGTTTGCAACCTTTTCCCGGCGACATGCTGGACGCGGTTCAAGCCTGCCTCGAAGTCGCCCGCAAACCGCAACCGGAAATGGCTATCGGGGCTGCGCTTAGTGGTATGGCTGCTGCCTGCGGCAGTTTCTATAAACTGGAAGATGGTACGCGGCTGAACGCATACATCCTGTGCATCGCGAAAACGGGACTCGGTAAGGATAAGCCGTTAAAGCTCGCCGAGAAGATCGGCAAGCTGGCGCAGGCGAAACTCATCGATGCACCGGGATCGGGTCAAGGCCTGGAAGACGTACTGGTCAGCAATATCGCGACCTATTGCGTCGCGGACGAAATCGCCCATTTCTTTTCGGTCAACAACGAGGAAAAAGCCGCGCCCTATTTACGCGAAAACAACCGCAAGATACTCGCGCTTTACTCGGCGGGTAGCGGTGAAGTACGGCAACGGGCGTTAGCGGGCAAGGAACCCAACACCATCCCGCATCCAGCCTTTAACCTGTTCGGGGTCACCACGCCGGAGAAATTCGGCACGGCGTTTACGCCCGATAATTTTGCCGATGGGTTGGCAGGTCGAATCTCCTACGTCTTCACCGACAGCAACCCGGCGATACGGCGGATCAAGAAGGAATTAACCCTGCCGGATTCGTTCAAGGCTAAAGCGCTTAAAATTTCCAAGAAGGCTGTATTCATGATGCTGATGGACGGGATCACCGTTCACGTTACCGATGCAGCGGACGCGATCATTGACGGGTTGACCCAGGAATTCGACCAGCATAGCCGGGTTGAAAATTCACCTTATGAAAGCGCGGTGTGCATGCGCAGCATGGAAAGGACCGAACGCATCGCGGGCGTGTTGGCCGTATGGGACAACCCGGATAAACCGGTGATCGACGTGGCCCATATTCAATGGGCCGCACAGTTCGTTCGTGCGTCCAATACGATGTTGTTACGCCTTATCAATCAGTACATGCAGCCACCGGGCGAACAGGCCGACGCGGCCAGATTGATGGCGATGCTGGATAGGGGTGGATTCAAAGGCCGCAACGCTAACGAAGTGGCGGCACTGAAGGAAGGCTTCGTGCCAAGGACTACGCTGATGCGCTTGTCCAACCTGCGGAAAAAAGCCTTCGATGCGGCCATCGATTACTTGGTGGGCCGCGATGATCTGGCCCAGAGCAGCTACGGGAACAAGGGCATGCGGGTACTGGGGCTGCCGGGCGAGGACTAG